Proteins from one Gemmatimonadaceae bacterium genomic window:
- a CDS encoding beta-glucosidase, which produces MHGFSQSSRTLAACAVCVAFMACLATTTRGRTTGTAAGSVADTRARERAAAASARAKETEPKMTDDERFSLLFSVFGANPVNGTPRDKRIPPTVPNSAGYTPGIPRLGVPALRSTDASMGVTNPPPGYRPDDKGATALPASILVGASFNPQLARDGGAMIAREARIRGMNVLLAGGINLTRDVRNQRNYEYYSEDPLVSAILGAAAVEGIQDEGVISTLKHYALHDNETNRHWQNAVIDPAALRESDLLAFQIAIERSHPGAIMCGDNKLNGVYACGNRFLLTDVLKDAWQYKGYVMSDWGATPRWEYALAGLDQESGVQADVKLWGAEWFTDSLRAAYRAGKLPKERLSDMARRILQSIYTVGVDTWTTTPHVNMPTHNQIALETARQGIVLLKNEGGALPLSTDKALKVAVIGGYAQLGVPTGTGSGAVSPVGGYAAVIPIGGTGTIGAARNLYLQPSSPLAALKRLMPEAKFEFDPGQTPAEAALLAKRSDVVIAFGIRVEGEGFDLPDLSLPWGQDAVIDSVASVNPNTIVVLETGNPASMPWRNKVKAIVEAWYSGQAGGQAIAEVLTGKVNPSGRLPMTFPVSLAQTPRPELPGLGTPWGTPVTIRYEEGADVGYRWYARTNEIPLYAFGHGLSYTSFAYTGFALVGDTTVTATFTVMNSGSRAGADVPQLYLTSAAGEKRTRLLGFQRVELKPGESRRVTIVADARLLARFDGADGLGEWHVAPGAYTIAVARAVDQPMESRSVTLRERRFGR; this is translated from the coding sequence ATGCACGGTTTCTCTCAGAGCTCGCGTACGCTTGCCGCGTGTGCCGTGTGCGTCGCATTCATGGCCTGCTTGGCCACGACCACCCGTGGGCGAACGACCGGGACCGCGGCCGGTTCCGTCGCCGATACTCGGGCGCGAGAGCGAGCGGCCGCGGCCAGCGCGCGCGCCAAAGAAACCGAACCCAAGATGACCGACGACGAGCGCTTCTCGCTCCTCTTCAGCGTGTTTGGCGCAAATCCCGTGAACGGCACGCCGCGCGACAAGCGCATCCCGCCGACCGTGCCGAACAGCGCCGGATACACGCCGGGCATTCCGCGGCTCGGTGTGCCGGCGCTGCGGAGCACCGACGCGAGCATGGGCGTCACCAACCCCCCCCCCGGCTATCGTCCGGATGACAAAGGCGCCACCGCGCTCCCGGCCTCGATACTCGTCGGCGCGAGCTTCAACCCGCAGCTCGCGCGCGACGGCGGCGCGATGATCGCGCGCGAGGCGCGGATTCGCGGCATGAACGTTCTGTTGGCCGGCGGAATCAATCTCACCCGCGACGTGCGCAACCAGCGGAACTACGAGTACTACTCCGAGGATCCGCTCGTGAGCGCGATCCTCGGCGCTGCCGCGGTCGAGGGAATTCAAGACGAGGGCGTCATCTCGACGCTCAAGCATTACGCGCTGCACGACAACGAAACGAACCGCCATTGGCAAAACGCGGTCATCGATCCGGCGGCGCTCCGCGAGTCGGACCTGCTTGCGTTTCAGATCGCGATCGAGCGGTCGCACCCCGGTGCGATCATGTGCGGCGACAACAAGCTGAACGGCGTGTACGCCTGCGGAAATCGCTTCCTGCTCACCGACGTGCTCAAGGACGCATGGCAGTACAAGGGCTACGTGATGTCGGACTGGGGAGCCACGCCGCGATGGGAGTACGCTCTCGCGGGGCTCGACCAGGAGTCCGGCGTGCAAGCCGACGTGAAGCTGTGGGGCGCGGAGTGGTTCACGGACTCGCTGCGCGCGGCGTACCGAGCCGGCAAGCTGCCTAAGGAACGCCTCTCGGACATGGCCCGGAGAATCTTGCAGTCGATCTACACGGTCGGCGTCGACACGTGGACGACGACGCCGCACGTGAACATGCCGACGCACAACCAGATTGCGCTCGAAACGGCACGACAGGGCATCGTGCTGCTCAAGAACGAAGGGGGCGCTCTTCCCCTCTCCACCGACAAGGCGCTCAAGGTCGCCGTGATCGGCGGCTACGCCCAACTCGGTGTCCCGACCGGCACCGGCTCGGGCGCCGTGTCGCCCGTCGGCGGCTACGCCGCGGTGATCCCCATCGGCGGGACGGGAACAATTGGCGCCGCTCGCAATCTGTATCTCCAGCCTTCGTCGCCGCTCGCTGCGCTGAAGCGATTGATGCCCGAGGCGAAATTCGAATTCGATCCGGGTCAGACGCCCGCCGAGGCCGCGCTCCTCGCCAAACGTTCCGACGTCGTCATCGCCTTCGGGATCCGCGTCGAGGGCGAGGGATTCGATCTGCCCGATCTGTCGCTCCCCTGGGGACAGGACGCTGTCATCGACTCGGTCGCCTCGGTGAATCCGAACACGATCGTCGTGCTCGAAACCGGCAACCCGGCGTCGATGCCCTGGCGAAACAAGGTGAAGGCAATCGTCGAGGCGTGGTATTCCGGCCAGGCCGGCGGACAAGCGATCGCCGAGGTGTTGACCGGAAAAGTGAATCCGTCCGGCCGATTGCCAATGACGTTCCCCGTCAGTCTCGCACAGACGCCGCGGCCCGAGCTCCCGGGGCTGGGCACGCCCTGGGGGACGCCGGTCACCATACGATATGAAGAGGGCGCGGACGTCGGCTATCGCTGGTATGCGAGGACGAACGAAATACCGCTCTACGCGTTCGGCCACGGTCTCAGCTACACGAGCTTCGCATATACGGGATTTGCACTCGTCGGTGACACGACGGTCACCGCGACGTTCACGGTGATGAACAGCGGCAGCCGCGCCGGCGCCGACGTGCCGCAACTCTACCTGACGAGCGCCGCGGGTGAGAAGCGTACGCGGTTGCTCGGCTTCCAACGCGTGGAGTTGAAGCCGGGCGAATCGCGGCGCGTGACCATCGTCGCCGACGCGCGCCTACTCGCGCGGTTCGACGGGGCCGACGGGCTCGGAGAGTGGCACGTGGCTCCCGGTGCCTATACCATCGCGGTAGCGCGCGCTGTGGACCAACCGATGGAGAGTCGGAGCGTTACGCTGCGCGAACGCCGCTTCGGACGATGA
- a CDS encoding S8 family serine peptidase, which produces MRFTLADEPFAGRTGRGVTVALLDSGVHGDHPHVGGVRGGTSFLDGTDPDDFVDRVGHGTAVAAAIREKSPAVELIAARIFDRQLATNIDVLVRSICWAADEGAQLINLSLGTTNPAHAEKLAPAVSYAAERGSMVVSAREWNGAMWLPGSLAGVVGVVANAELDRDEIDVTEIEVGLSQFTAAPYPRPIPNVPRERNLSGVSFAVANVTGFLARATEARGDPFSAARIP; this is translated from the coding sequence GTGCGGTTCACGTTGGCCGACGAGCCGTTTGCCGGCCGCACCGGACGCGGAGTAACGGTCGCGCTCCTCGACAGTGGCGTGCACGGCGACCATCCCCACGTCGGCGGCGTTCGCGGGGGCACATCGTTTCTCGACGGCACGGACCCCGACGATTTCGTGGATCGCGTCGGGCATGGGACCGCCGTAGCGGCGGCGATCCGCGAGAAGAGTCCCGCGGTCGAGCTCATCGCGGCGCGAATCTTCGACCGGCAGCTCGCGACGAACATCGATGTCTTGGTGCGGTCGATTTGCTGGGCGGCGGACGAGGGCGCGCAGTTGATCAATCTGAGCCTCGGCACGACGAACCCGGCGCACGCCGAGAAGCTTGCGCCAGCCGTGAGCTACGCGGCGGAGCGCGGGTCGATGGTCGTCTCGGCGCGAGAATGGAACGGCGCGATGTGGCTGCCGGGGAGTCTCGCCGGGGTCGTCGGCGTGGTCGCGAACGCCGAGTTGGATCGAGACGAAATTGATGTGACGGAGATTGAGGTCGGGCTGTCGCAGTTCACCGCGGCGCCGTATCCAAGGCCGATTCCGAACGTGCCGCGCGAGCGGAATCTCTCGGGCGTTTCGTTCGCCGTCGCGAACGTCACCGGTTTTCTGGCGCGAGCGACCGAGGCGCGCGGCGATCCGTTCAGCGCGGCGAGAATCCCGTGA
- a CDS encoding ABC transporter ATP-binding protein, with product MDRDLRRALGYVVPHWKRLAIVVVLSLASTVAALYIPYLARLLIDGALLGGNSRALVTVILRFGALTLGSFALNVVSGLVYTRASADILFEMRLGVFRQLHRLSPRFYADMPVGQIATRINADIGEIQRVAAEIALAWLGNVIFLVGSVVILTRLDRTLFLVSLAVMPLALWALVRYRSRMETAVAGVRDRSADVGSYLIEALLGMKVIVAFNAQEREASRFRANNDAFIDALMSMRRLTYLSGGVPGLLLSAGSALVFLVGGMRVIDHSITMGTLVAFVAYQMRLVWPIQALMGLYASLASARVSLKRVSEILDARVDVVDSPTAVAVPSVQGRLILEDVTYTFGRRGPVLHGVSLDVSPGERVAIVGRSGEGKSTIADLLVRQLDPDSGRVLLDGLDLRAARLADVRRHVLVVDQDPFVFNATIAENIRYARPAASDDEVRAAAEAAGLGSFISLSPRGLQTSAGERGRALSAGERQRLALARAFLADPAVLVLDEATGALDPATEAQVAAGYEAVMAGRTTIIITHRLELARRADRVLVLERGRIVEEGTAATLLDLGQSFASLFSPGTLAETH from the coding sequence TTGGACCGAGACCTCCGGCGCGCGTTGGGCTACGTCGTGCCGCACTGGAAGCGGCTCGCCATCGTCGTGGTGCTGTCGCTCGCCAGCACCGTGGCCGCCCTGTACATCCCGTACCTCGCGCGGCTCCTGATCGACGGAGCGTTGCTCGGTGGAAACAGCCGCGCGTTGGTCACGGTGATTCTTCGGTTCGGGGCGCTCACGCTGGGGAGCTTCGCGCTGAACGTCGTGAGCGGTCTGGTGTACACGCGCGCGTCGGCCGACATCCTGTTCGAGATGCGCCTCGGCGTGTTCCGCCAGTTGCACCGGTTGTCGCCGCGGTTCTACGCCGACATGCCGGTGGGCCAGATCGCGACGCGCATCAACGCGGACATCGGCGAGATTCAACGCGTCGCGGCGGAAATCGCGCTGGCCTGGTTGGGCAACGTGATCTTCCTGGTCGGCAGCGTCGTGATTCTCACCCGGCTCGACCGCACGCTCTTCCTCGTCAGCCTCGCGGTCATGCCGCTCGCGCTCTGGGCGCTCGTGCGGTATCGGTCGCGCATGGAGACGGCGGTCGCCGGGGTGCGAGACCGAAGCGCCGACGTCGGCAGCTACCTGATCGAAGCGCTCCTCGGCATGAAGGTGATCGTCGCGTTCAACGCGCAGGAGCGGGAAGCGTCGCGTTTCCGCGCGAACAACGACGCCTTCATCGACGCGTTGATGTCGATGCGTAGGCTCACATATCTCTCGGGTGGCGTGCCGGGTCTGCTGCTCTCTGCCGGGAGCGCGCTGGTGTTCCTCGTGGGCGGCATGCGCGTGATCGACCATTCGATCACGATGGGGACGCTCGTCGCGTTCGTCGCCTATCAAATGCGGTTGGTCTGGCCGATCCAGGCTCTCATGGGCCTGTACGCGAGCCTCGCGTCGGCGCGCGTGTCGCTCAAGCGAGTCAGCGAGATTCTCGACGCGCGAGTGGACGTGGTCGACTCGCCGACCGCCGTCGCGGTGCCGTCGGTGCAAGGACGCCTCATTTTGGAGGACGTGACGTATACGTTCGGGCGCCGAGGGCCCGTGCTCCACGGTGTCTCGCTCGACGTGAGCCCCGGCGAGCGCGTGGCGATCGTGGGTCGCAGCGGTGAGGGTAAGTCGACCATCGCCGATCTTCTCGTGCGACAGCTCGATCCAGACAGCGGCCGCGTGCTGCTCGACGGGTTGGACCTACGTGCGGCGCGGCTCGCCGACGTTCGGCGCCACGTCTTGGTCGTCGACCAGGATCCGTTCGTCTTCAACGCGACGATTGCCGAGAACATCCGATATGCGCGCCCGGCGGCATCCGACGATGAGGTCAGAGCAGCGGCGGAGGCCGCCGGTCTCGGCTCGTTCATCTCGCTGTCGCCGCGCGGCCTCCAAACGAGCGCCGGAGAGCGAGGACGCGCACTCTCGGCGGGCGAGCGCCAGCGACTTGCGCTCGCGAGAGCGTTCCTCGCGGATCCTGCTGTGTTGGTCCTCGACGAAGCGACCGGCGCGCTGGACCCCGCGACCGAGGCGCAGGTTGCCGCGGGCTACGAAGCCGTCATGGCCGGACGGACGACGATCATCATCACGCATCGACTCGAGCTCGCCCGTCGCGCCGATCGTGTGCTCGTGCTCGAGCGCGGCCGCATCGTCGAAGAAGGCACGGCCGCGACGCTGCTCGACCTCGGACAGTCGTTCGCCAGTCTCTTTTCTCCCGGCACGCTCGCGGAGACGCACTAG